A genomic segment from Anticarsia gemmatalis isolate Benzon Research Colony breed Stoneville strain chromosome 12, ilAntGemm2 primary, whole genome shotgun sequence encodes:
- the LOC142977216 gene encoding protein FAM177A1, translated as MENSADTHVTINKPARVLHFSDGVDEEIEEENVSELQSKPPEPDVDPKTLTWGPWFSHYAWKSGTKVLNAVDVAGESLAGFFGITTPKYQIEISEYERVQEEKRKMDEESAGWTPKNGGGDIPLVLNEPVKVIGKDDV; from the exons atggagaACAGCGCGGACACTCATGTGACAATCAACAAACCGGCACGAGTTTTGCACTTTAGCGATGGAGTAGACGAAGAAATAGAAGAAGAAAATGTCAGTGAACTGCAGAGCAAGCCCCCGGAACCCGATGTAGATCCG AAAACATTAACATGGGGTCCCTGGTTCTCCCATTACGCCTGGAAATCGGGAACGAAGGTTTTAAACGCAGTTGATGTCGCTGGAGAATCTCTTGCTGGTTTCTTTGGCATCACAACACCCAAATACCAGATAGAAATCAGTGAATATGAAAGGGTTCAGGAAGAGAAGAGGAAAATGGATGAAGAATCAGCTGGATGGACTCCTAAGAATGGTGGTGGAGATATACCGTTAGTTCTAAATGAGCCTGTTAAAGTTATCGGCAAAGATGATGTGTAG
- the LOC142977005 gene encoding uncharacterized protein LOC142977005 — MEGFCRGCLIRYDEPMELIHYTEKNRRLFVYSTGLQVKRTDTITFQLCKDCFLNMKISCKFKKQCRASDKKLKSYQTLKDFGEGVDFGTFLKNSEDPMTFRLPMQGSSTPAHQKTRDDDNDSTCTSIRNFMTDILQGEEMPDTEARIIREVIEEEADVLDDSLDSHWLQDDASIDSNFRLEFSFSPFATPRSVQNDHCYTPKRLSDQREEQNLQKYFTSISPARTYHSVNDFTDIIKNNLGEKELCIFGTDEIDNPKTETRDNVEITGALDMPAIENEKTMDNFDIPIDKGLINTLDMPVLGNEKVIDNFNLIQEKPIKTSDMPLIEDDKAMSNFDLPIMETAKTITDLHLPVINEKSLDLPSLGSQQSINQLDLSNIDSEQLINNFNIPSIESGPSVNDVGFPVIEEKEKKSMLNFDVPNIDNQTVNNESLIEHLDLPSQKEHLLSEFNIPSVDDKKSIDLDLRSIENVPSLGSFDTSMFSNDKSTNNFDVSMDGPINNVSEAKEGTNYNTTSNEIESLIDKKVIREKPCTIDTNLEMALKDENKTEYFLEELLVSPRVGQATSAASTPTITNILFGGLNESSPKIYKHKYVKKMEDMKIEIDNIEEFSESESEKSYSGGKKLIDNDGFKVPMDVNVPKAKRNLITIKPDQSKGKFDMESFFCYLCDKKFKNSRALSLHSVKLHNIQIIKQKSKGYVNKLRVCSTCGLEFNNAANFYRHLKIHKLQKERQSETYECKICFQEFSTQSKLNTHAASHYRSNIKKQPGKFVCTDCGATSTTIGNLRLHQRRHTKNYKEKCEECGKEFYRKSDLVVHMRRHTGERPFGCDFCRLTFARRDALTQHVKRHIDDRPYPCEYCDTKFRKPSELRNHLAKSIRCKQKREITMKLEPKEEPVDTAVVEIVEEDIGISDNPLPYIETEMSN, encoded by the exons ATGGAAGGATTCTGTAGAGGTTGTCTAATACGATATGATGAGCCTATGGAATTAATTCATTACACAGAGAAAAATCGGAGACTATTTGTGTATTCTACAGGATTACAG GTGAAAAGAACTGACACAATCACATTCCAACTATGTAAAGACTGCTTCCTGAATATGAAAATATCATGTAAGTTTAAGAAACAATGTCGGGCGTCAGACAAAAAGCTCAAGAGTTACCAAACTCTGAAGGATTTTGGAGAAGGTGTGGACTTTGGTACATTTCTCAAAAATAGTGAAGACCCTATGACATTCCG GTTGCCTATGCAAGGAAGCAGTACACCAGCTCACCAAAAGACTAGAGATGATGATAAtg ATTCAACATGCACAAGTATCCGCAACTTCATGACGGATATCCTACAGGGTGAAGAGATGCCAGACACAGAGGCACGGATCATTCGCGAGGTCATTGAAGAGGAAGCTGATGTGTTGGACGACTCACTGGACTCCCACTGGCTTCAAGATGATGCTTCTATTGATAGCAACTTTAGATTAGAATTTAG tttcaGCCCCTTCGCAACACCACGCTCTGTACAAAATGACCACTGCTACACACCAAAAAGATTATCAGATCAGAGAGAAGAACaaaatttgcaaaaatattttacctcaaTCAGTCCAGCCAGGACTTATCATAGTGTGAATGACTTTacagatattattaaaaacaatcttGGTGAAAAGGAACTATGTATATTTGGCACTGATGAAATAGACAATCCAAAGACTGAGACAAGAGACAATGTTGAAATAACGGGTGCTTTAGATATGCCAGCtatagaaaatgaaaaaacTATGGATAATTTTGATATACCAATTGATAAAGGACTTATAAATACTCTTGATATGCCTGTTTTAGGAAATGAAAAAGTGATAGAcaactttaatttaatacaagAAAAACCTATAAAAACATCAGATATGCCATTAATTGAGGATGATAAAGCCATGAGTAACTTCGATTTACCGATAATGGAGACTGCAAAAACTATAACAGATTTACATTTACCAGTAATAAACGAGAAGTCTTTAGACTTACCAAGCTTAGGAAGTcaacaatcaatcaatcaattggATTTATCAAACATTGATAGTGAACAATTGATAAACAACTTCAATATACCCAGTATTGAGAGTGGACCATCAGTCAATGATGTGGGATTCCCTGTAattgaagaaaaagaaaagaaatcaaTGCTCAATTTTGATGTTCCGAATATTGACAATCAAACAGTCAACAATGAATCATTGATAGAACATCTAGATCTGCCTAGTCAAAAAGAACATTTGTTAAGTGAATTTAATATACCAAGTGTTGATGACAAGAAATCAATAGATTTAGATTTACGCAGCATTGAAAATGTGCCATCACTAGGTAGTTTCGATACATCAATGTTTAGTAATGACAAATCGACAAACAATTTTGATGTATCTATGGATGGTCCGATTAATAATGTAAGTGAGGCCAAGGAAGGTACTAATTACAATACAACTAGTAATGAAATTGAGagtttaattgataaaaaagtGATTAGAGAAAAACCGTGCACTATAGATACGAATTTGGAAATGGCATTgaaagatgaaaataaaacgGAATATTTCTTGGAAGAATTACTTGTTTCGCCTAGAG ttgGGCAGGCAACATCAGCTGCATCCACGCcgacaataacaaacatattattcgGTGGACTAAATGAAAGTAGCCCTAAAATCTACAAAcacaaatatgttaaaaaaatggaGGATATGAAGATTGAAATTGATAATATTGAAGAATTCTCTGAAAGTGAATCTGAAAAGTCTTATTCAGGGGGTAAAAAACTTATTGATAACGATGGCTTTAAAGTGCCCATGGATGTAAATGTTCCGAAAGCAAAGAGAAACCTAATAACCATAAAACCTGATCAAAGTAAAGGGAAATTTGATATGGAAAGCtttttctgttatttatgtGACAAGAAGTTTAAGAATTCGAGAGCGTTATCTTTACATTCCGTAAAACTGCATAATatccaaataataaaacagaaaagcAAGGGTTATGTGAATAAACTAAGAGTATGTAGTACTTGTGGACTTGAATTTAATAATGCTGCAAACTTTTATAGACATTTGAAGATACACAAG TTGCAGAAAGAACGTCAATCGGAGACATACGAGTGCAAAATCTGTTTTCAAGAATTTTCTAcgcaatctaaattaaatacgCATGCAGCTAGTCACTATCGAAGTAACATTAAGAAACAACCCGGAAAG TTCGTTTGTACAGACTGCGGTGCTACCAGTACGACAATTGGTAATTTACGACTGCATCAAAGAAGGCATACGAAAAATTATAAGGAAAAATGCGAAGAGTGTGGAAAAGAGTTCTATAGGAAATCAGATTTGGTTGTACACATGAG GCGTCACACTGGCGAAAGGCCGTTCGGGTGCGATTTCTGCAGGCTCACTTTTGCACGTCGAGATGCGTTAACACAACACGTTAAACGACACATAG aCGACAGGCCTTATCCATGTGAATACTGCGATACAAAGTTTAGAAAGCCATCGGAACTGCGTAATCACTTGGCGAAGTCTATAAGATGTAAGCAGAAACGCGAAATCACTATGAAATTAGAACCTAAAGAAGAACCGGTAGATACAGCAGTTGTCGAAATAGTTGAAGAAGATATTGGTATAAGCGATAATCCGTTGCCGTACATAGAAACTGAGATGAGTAATTAA
- the LOC142977006 gene encoding upstream stimulatory factor 1-like isoform X1 — translation MAKVEIDVDDMHENSLDNSADSEYLGMVDEGSFGSNEERSQLVSQPYLDTNENSTTYNFKDISGAVTYKLITMTGEETGTNMAHSPSHGLQEAEYFVISNPGEVFGTTTTPKKAVRRDPLQTKAVTAKKRDDKRRATHNEVERRRRDKINSWISKLANLVPNSGLPDSASKGGILAKACDHITDLTEKQKRLEKLEVENEKLMLEIIRLNQELSEVRKENSSMRNQLADNCIVLQHRPKGQKS, via the exons ATGGCCAAAGTGGAAATTGACGTAGATGACATGCATGAGAATTCACTCGATAACAG TGCAGATAGTGAATATTTGGGCATGGTCGATGAAGGATCTTTCG GTAGCAACGAAGAGAGATCCCAATTAGTGTCACAACCATACTTGGATACAAACGAAAACAGTACTACTTATAATTTCAAAGACatat CTGGTGCAGTCACATACAAATTGATAACAATGACAGGGGAGGAAACAGGTACAAATATGGCACATTCTCCATCACACG GCCTCCAAGAAGcagaatattttgtaataagcaATCCAGGAGAGGTATTTGGAACAACGACAACACCAAAGAAAGCTGTCCGTAGAGATCCTTTGCAAACTAAAGCAGTCACTGCAAAGAAG CGTGATGACAAAAGACGAGCGACACACAATGAAGTAGAAAGACGTCGCCGAGACAAAATCAACAGTTGGATCTCTAAACTAGCTAATCTTGTTCCAAATTCTGGGTTGCCAGACTCTGCTAGCAAAGGAGGAATACTCGCCAAAGCGTGTGACCATATCACTGACCtcacagaaaaacaaaagag ATTAGAAAAATTGGAAGTTGAAAACGAGAAACTCATGTTAGAAATAATAAGACTTAACCAAGAACTGTCTGAAGTACGCAAAGAAAACAGTTCAATGCGTAACCAGTTAGCGGACAACTGCATAGTTTTACAACACAGGCCAAAGGGGCAGAAATCTTAG
- the LOC142977006 gene encoding upstream stimulatory factor 1-like isoform X2: protein MTCMRIHSITDSEYLGMVDEGSFGSNEERSQLVSQPYLDTNENSTTYNFKDISGAVTYKLITMTGEETGTNMAHSPSHGLQEAEYFVISNPGEVFGTTTTPKKAVRRDPLQTKAVTAKKRDDKRRATHNEVERRRRDKINSWISKLANLVPNSGLPDSASKGGILAKACDHITDLTEKQKRLEKLEVENEKLMLEIIRLNQELSEVRKENSSMRNQLADNCIVLQHRPKGQKS, encoded by the exons ATGACATGCATGAGAATTCACTCGATAACAG ATAGTGAATATTTGGGCATGGTCGATGAAGGATCTTTCG GTAGCAACGAAGAGAGATCCCAATTAGTGTCACAACCATACTTGGATACAAACGAAAACAGTACTACTTATAATTTCAAAGACatat CTGGTGCAGTCACATACAAATTGATAACAATGACAGGGGAGGAAACAGGTACAAATATGGCACATTCTCCATCACACG GCCTCCAAGAAGcagaatattttgtaataagcaATCCAGGAGAGGTATTTGGAACAACGACAACACCAAAGAAAGCTGTCCGTAGAGATCCTTTGCAAACTAAAGCAGTCACTGCAAAGAAG CGTGATGACAAAAGACGAGCGACACACAATGAAGTAGAAAGACGTCGCCGAGACAAAATCAACAGTTGGATCTCTAAACTAGCTAATCTTGTTCCAAATTCTGGGTTGCCAGACTCTGCTAGCAAAGGAGGAATACTCGCCAAAGCGTGTGACCATATCACTGACCtcacagaaaaacaaaagag ATTAGAAAAATTGGAAGTTGAAAACGAGAAACTCATGTTAGAAATAATAAGACTTAACCAAGAACTGTCTGAAGTACGCAAAGAAAACAGTTCAATGCGTAACCAGTTAGCGGACAACTGCATAGTTTTACAACACAGGCCAAAGGGGCAGAAATCTTAG